One Candidatus Saccharibacteria bacterium RAAC3_TM7_1 genomic region harbors:
- a CDS encoding Glycosyl transferase group 1 (RAAC3_TM7_1_648) has protein sequence MKLFFDARYIRTDYHDGVSRYSAELGCALGKLVSVTYLIHDKAQIPFLPDNSHFLIIHAPTSPKEPLTARFLNKHKPDVVVSPMQTIGSTGRKYKLVLTLHDMIYYRHPTPPSNLSWLIRLGWRLYHSSYTPQRITLNAADLIMTVSETSKIDIETARLTKKPIIVVPNAPRDLHEFYPKKVVQKKNPPKNLVFMGVPRGYKDVETLIAGMEWLDGRTLHILSPISTKRRQELTALIPKGTNVLFHNGVSDEEYAALLADDALLVTATRDEGYGLPVAEGLKFGVPAVITDLPILREVAGSGALYFKVGNPKDFADKVKKLDDKETREKIVANGQSYINKFSWDQSAEILLEAVKKL, from the coding sequence ATGAAATTATTTTTTGATGCCCGTTATATCCGGACAGATTACCATGATGGCGTCAGTCGCTACAGCGCGGAGCTTGGCTGTGCGCTCGGCAAGCTCGTCAGCGTGACGTATCTCATCCACGATAAGGCCCAGATTCCGTTTCTGCCTGACAATTCTCACTTTCTGATTATCCACGCGCCGACGTCACCCAAAGAGCCGCTGACGGCGCGCTTTTTAAATAAGCATAAACCCGACGTTGTGGTATCACCGATGCAGACGATCGGTTCCACTGGCCGCAAATACAAGCTTGTCCTAACGCTCCATGACATGATCTACTATCGCCATCCGACACCGCCGTCAAATCTCAGCTGGCTGATTCGGCTCGGCTGGCGCCTGTACCACTCTAGCTATACGCCGCAGCGTATCACGCTCAATGCCGCCGACCTAATCATGACGGTCAGCGAGACTAGCAAGATTGATATCGAGACAGCTCGGCTTACCAAGAAGCCAATTATTGTCGTTCCGAACGCGCCGCGCGACTTGCATGAGTTTTATCCGAAAAAAGTTGTGCAGAAAAAAAACCCGCCAAAGAATCTCGTTTTCATGGGCGTGCCTCGTGGCTACAAAGATGTCGAGACGCTAATCGCCGGCATGGAGTGGCTAGACGGGCGAACGTTGCATATCCTCAGCCCGATTTCCACGAAACGCCGCCAGGAGCTGACTGCACTGATTCCGAAAGGTACTAACGTACTGTTTCACAATGGCGTAAGCGACGAAGAATATGCGGCCTTACTGGCCGACGACGCCCTCCTCGTCACCGCCACCCGCGATGAAGGCTACGGCCTGCCAGTGGCCGAAGGTTTGAAGTTTGGCGTACCGGCCGTCATTACCGACCTGCCAATCCTGCGTGAAGTCGCCGGCAGTGGTGCGCTCTACTTCAAGGTAGGTAATCCGAAAGATTTTGCCGATAAGGTAAAAAAACTTGACGATAAAGAAACGCGTGAAAAAATCGTCGCTAACGGCCAGAGCTATATCAATAAATTTAGCTGGGATCAATCCGCTGAGATCCTACTCGAAGCTGTAAAGAAGCTCTAA
- a CDS encoding Glycosyl transferase, group 1 (RAAC3_TM7_1_649): MKILIAADLHWPTINGVATFSRNLAKGLADRGHEVIVIAPSQTGGSYEEWDGNYLIKRTMSVPFPFYQNFRISLTPQREIKKIFQEFQPDLVHLQMCLTIGNVAQRYALKYGIPIVATNHAIPDNLLDNLRYLAPMSRPISYVITEYGVRFHAKVDYVTLPTQSAIEMFGEERIVVPVEAVSNGIDLSKFTPTKPTDAIYEKFKIPRDKRILAYVGRTDAEKHIPVLVEAYKIARESLKTPSHLLIVGAGTDLERLKNIVYENDLHDHVTFTGRVSDEEIVELHKVGDVFAMPSPAELQCIAMLEAMASGKPVIAVDAGPLKELCQPERNGLLSEKDNPADMAKNIVTLLDDPAKRKAYSKESLAIAKTHDLQHTIDKFEEIYQTVMKLPKTRRLPQPLL; the protein is encoded by the coding sequence ATGAAAATTCTTATCGCGGCCGATCTGCACTGGCCCACGATAAACGGTGTCGCGACCTTTAGCCGCAACTTGGCGAAGGGTCTAGCTGACCGCGGGCATGAAGTGATCGTGATTGCGCCGAGCCAGACCGGTGGCTCGTATGAGGAGTGGGACGGCAATTATCTTATTAAGCGTACGATGTCGGTGCCCTTCCCTTTTTACCAAAACTTCCGCATTTCGCTGACGCCGCAGCGGGAAATCAAAAAGATTTTTCAAGAGTTTCAACCCGACCTCGTACATCTACAAATGTGCCTGACGATTGGCAATGTCGCGCAGCGTTACGCGCTCAAATACGGTATCCCGATCGTGGCGACCAACCACGCCATTCCCGATAACTTGCTCGATAACCTGCGCTATTTAGCGCCAATGTCACGACCAATCAGCTACGTAATCACCGAGTATGGCGTACGCTTTCACGCTAAAGTTGATTACGTGACACTACCGACCCAGTCGGCGATCGAAATGTTTGGCGAAGAGCGCATCGTGGTGCCAGTCGAGGCGGTCTCAAACGGCATCGATTTGAGCAAATTTACCCCAACAAAGCCGACGGATGCGATTTATGAGAAGTTTAAAATACCAAGAGACAAACGTATTCTCGCCTATGTCGGCCGCACCGATGCCGAAAAACACATCCCGGTTTTGGTTGAAGCCTACAAGATTGCACGCGAAAGCTTAAAGACGCCGTCGCATTTGCTAATTGTTGGCGCGGGTACTGACCTCGAGCGACTGAAAAATATCGTCTATGAAAATGACCTGCATGATCATGTTACTTTCACGGGCCGAGTCAGCGACGAAGAAATCGTTGAGCTGCACAAAGTCGGTGATGTCTTTGCGATGCCGTCGCCAGCCGAATTGCAATGTATTGCGATGCTCGAAGCCATGGCCAGCGGCAAGCCAGTCATTGCCGTTGATGCTGGCCCACTTAAAGAGCTCTGCCAGCCTGAGCGCAACGGCCTACTGTCTGAAAAGGATAACCCGGCCGATATGGCAAAAAATATCGTCACACTGCTCGACGACCCGGCGAAGCGAAAGGCCTACAGTAAAGAAAGTCTGGCGATCGCCAAGACACACGATCTACAGCACACCATCGATAAATTTGAAGAAATTTACCAGACGGTTATGAAGCTGCCAAAAACTCGTCGATTACCGCAGCCGCTTCTGTAG
- a CDS encoding alpha/beta hydrolase (RAAC3_TM7_1_650), whose protein sequence is MNTLTIQGAAVRYWHYGNPLHPMAVFLHGFRGTHHGFEKIVHELEKNYYCIVPDLPGFGDSDPLDNIHSLENYIDAVHDFIVAVKKHDKVFLVGHSFGSIVASHTAATYPDMVEKLVLINPISAPALKGSKVIGTRLAQFYYWTAKQLPERSAQKLLASKLIVDAMSHSMTISKDKNLRRYIFDQHRQHFSTFASPKVVAEAFATSISNTTMDAAKKLTMPTLVLAAEKDQISSLHSQVAFANTIEHGRLHVIKNVGHLVHYEKATEAAAVIDEFLAAS, encoded by the coding sequence ATGAACACTCTTACTATCCAGGGTGCAGCAGTACGTTACTGGCACTATGGCAATCCTCTTCATCCAATGGCTGTATTTTTACATGGTTTCCGTGGCACGCATCACGGCTTTGAAAAAATCGTGCACGAACTCGAGAAGAACTATTACTGTATCGTGCCGGACCTGCCCGGTTTTGGCGACAGCGATCCGCTAGACAATATACATTCGCTCGAAAACTATATCGATGCCGTGCATGACTTCATCGTGGCCGTTAAAAAACACGACAAGGTTTTTCTCGTCGGTCATTCGTTTGGCAGTATCGTCGCCAGCCATACAGCCGCCACATATCCTGATATGGTTGAGAAATTAGTTCTGATCAATCCGATCAGTGCACCAGCGCTGAAAGGTTCGAAAGTTATAGGAACTCGCCTGGCGCAGTTTTATTATTGGACTGCCAAGCAGCTGCCTGAACGTTCAGCCCAGAAGCTACTCGCTTCCAAGCTGATTGTCGATGCCATGAGCCACTCGATGACGATTAGTAAGGATAAAAACTTGCGCCGCTACATCTTCGACCAGCACCGCCAGCACTTTAGTACCTTTGCCTCGCCTAAAGTGGTCGCGGAGGCATTTGCCACCTCGATATCAAACACCACCATGGACGCGGCCAAAAAACTCACCATGCCCACGCTCGTACTTGCTGCCGAGAAGGACCAGATCTCATCACTTCATTCACAAGTAGCATTTGCCAATACTATCGAACACGGTAGACTGCATGTCATCAAAAATGTCGGTCATCTCGTCCATTATGAAAAAGCTACAGAAGCGGCTGCGGTAATCGACGAGTTTTTGGCAGCTTCATAA
- a CDS encoding ATPase component of ABC transporter with duplicated ATPase protein (RAAC3_TM7_1_651), which translates to MIADISVTEKSFGSKVLMFGVKFSVDAKEKVGVIGRNGVGKSTLFTILTGKDTDFTGEVIYRRGTVVASTEQEHHAIGDTTVLQYVLAGLPEYSELSDVIETYPSHMGDDMKKIEVYTQALERFDQKGFYRIEEAIERELEAFQLPGVAHAPFASLSGGQKRLVEVVKIMHAKADLALLDEPTNHMDYVAKKQFIDWMKGTPEAMLVITHDRDVLRHVDRIIELKDGGSVSYKGNYDAYLKQNAASTGSAMNEFELIEKRITNLKQKVIDYQRLKEKARNPATIQKFKRLEQTSRTELAELQTKEKPTFWIDKESVDTLHYKTANQYEKFKAKNIRMNIKGEQSRSKHVLVKAEALSLGYNSPLFDGVNIDLREGEAVELRGRNGTGKSTLIKRLLGDESITLFGGELQHDPQVRIGVYEQEVSPTYFTLPLHNAIEHLYLDRSLPINETKIRQLMSEYLFTEGDGQVPVKRLSGGQKARLQLIAMLANDPQLLILDEPTNHLDLPSIEELETALGRFGGAILYVSHDDYFRRAVPATVAMIGA; encoded by the coding sequence ATGATCGCTGATATTTCTGTGACCGAAAAATCATTCGGCTCTAAGGTCTTAATGTTCGGGGTTAAGTTTTCAGTGGATGCCAAAGAAAAAGTCGGCGTGATTGGACGTAATGGCGTCGGTAAAAGTACGCTATTTACTATCTTGACCGGTAAAGACACCGATTTTACTGGTGAAGTCATCTACCGGCGCGGCACCGTCGTCGCCAGTACCGAGCAGGAGCATCATGCCATCGGCGATACGACGGTACTGCAGTATGTTCTCGCCGGGCTGCCCGAATACAGCGAATTGAGCGATGTCATCGAAACCTATCCGTCCCATATGGGTGACGACATGAAGAAGATCGAAGTCTATACCCAGGCGCTGGAGCGTTTTGATCAAAAAGGCTTTTATCGGATTGAGGAAGCAATCGAGCGTGAGCTCGAGGCGTTTCAGCTGCCGGGCGTGGCACATGCGCCCTTCGCTTCCCTGTCGGGTGGTCAGAAACGATTAGTAGAAGTAGTTAAGATTATGCACGCTAAGGCAGATCTCGCCTTGCTCGACGAACCGACGAACCATATGGACTACGTGGCGAAAAAACAGTTTATTGACTGGATGAAGGGCACGCCTGAAGCAATGCTTGTCATTACCCACGACCGCGATGTTCTCAGGCATGTTGATCGGATTATCGAACTCAAGGATGGCGGCAGTGTTAGCTACAAAGGAAATTACGATGCATATTTAAAACAAAATGCTGCCAGTACCGGCAGCGCGATGAATGAGTTTGAACTGATCGAAAAGCGCATCACCAACCTCAAGCAAAAAGTGATCGACTATCAGCGGCTCAAAGAAAAAGCGCGAAACCCGGCGACAATCCAGAAGTTCAAGCGCCTCGAACAAACCTCTCGAACAGAGCTTGCCGAGTTGCAAACCAAAGAAAAGCCGACCTTTTGGATTGATAAAGAGTCAGTCGATACCCTGCACTACAAGACAGCGAATCAATATGAAAAGTTCAAAGCCAAAAATATCCGCATGAACATCAAGGGCGAGCAGTCGCGTAGCAAGCATGTCCTTGTCAAGGCGGAAGCTCTCAGCTTGGGCTACAATAGTCCCCTGTTTGACGGGGTGAATATTGACCTGCGCGAAGGTGAAGCAGTCGAACTGCGCGGTCGTAATGGCACGGGAAAGTCGACACTGATCAAGCGGCTACTCGGCGACGAATCAATCACGTTGTTTGGCGGCGAGCTTCAGCACGATCCGCAGGTGCGAATCGGTGTCTACGAGCAGGAAGTTTCGCCGACCTATTTTACTCTTCCGCTCCACAATGCGATTGAACACCTGTATCTTGACCGTTCTCTGCCGATCAACGAGACAAAAATCCGCCAACTTATGAGCGAATATCTATTTACTGAGGGTGACGGCCAGGTACCGGTTAAGCGATTGTCGGGCGGACAGAAAGCCAGGCTACAGCTGATCGCTATGTTGGCGAATGATCCGCAACTATTGATCCTTGACGAACCGACAAACCACCTTGATTTGCCGAGTATTGAGGAACTTGAGACGGCACTTGGTCGTTTCGGTGGTGCTATCTTGTATGTAAGTCACGATGATTATTTCCGCCGGGCAGTACCGGCGACAGTGGCGATGATCGGCGCTTAA
- a CDS encoding glutaredoxin (RAAC3_TM7_1_652), which yields MSDTTPTVTIYSTNWCAFCNTEKQWMDKLGVKYISKNVEEDAGAQKELMEKLGGNFQGVPVTDIGGEIILGFDRMKLQNALKKNDLIPQAV from the coding sequence ATGAGCGATACAACACCAACAGTCACGATTTACAGCACCAACTGGTGTGCTTTTTGTAACACTGAGAAGCAATGGATGGACAAGCTCGGCGTGAAGTACATTTCTAAGAATGTTGAGGAAGACGCTGGCGCCCAAAAAGAACTGATGGAAAAGCTTGGCGGCAACTTTCAGGGCGTACCCGTCACCGACATAGGTGGCGAGATCATTCTCGGTTTCGACCGTATGAAGCTGCAGAATGCTCTGAAAAAGAACGATCTTATTCCGCAAGCAGTATAG
- a CDS encoding hypothetical protein (RAAC3_TM7_1_653), with amino-acid sequence MSASGDHPKSTQQPPTHSTVLLLLGDIADTTWRMFVPTIGFIGLGFWGDSTFRGTKPWLTIAGIVVGITVTSLLIARQLKKVKQ; translated from the coding sequence ATGAGTGCGTCTGGTGATCACCCAAAAAGCACCCAGCAGCCGCCGACCCATTCGACGGTACTTTTATTGCTCGGCGACATCGCTGATACCACGTGGCGAATGTTTGTGCCGACGATAGGTTTCATCGGGCTTGGTTTTTGGGGAGACAGCACCTTCCGTGGTACGAAGCCGTGGCTGACTATCGCGGGAATCGTCGTCGGTATCACGGTCACAAGTCTGCTCATCGCAAGACAGCTCAAAAAGGTAAAACAATGA
- a CDS encoding ATP synthase subunit a (RAAC3_TM7_1_654) codes for MIDTFAAIEIHLASQAIFELGGFPITNSVLTGLAGLVIMLALFGYVVTKVKRGQYNRFVGLMQWTFEGMLSQVESVIPDKKLAREVAPLALTIFFFVLVSYWMSILPGLDSIKVGDAPILRSIAADLNFTFAMAIVVLITVQIFAWKTHGPIGNAKRYLRNPLKDPIGSFEGILEFIGEISRYTALSLRLFGNCFAGEILLLIIAVLTSYLSIGLLPVFMAFELFIGFIQAYVFFILTVIFTSLAVESHGDSHDHSPADNNHIKEEVSA; via the coding sequence ATGATAGATACATTCGCAGCCATCGAAATCCATCTCGCCTCCCAGGCAATCTTTGAGCTTGGCGGTTTTCCGATTACTAATTCAGTACTGACGGGTCTGGCCGGACTCGTCATTATGCTGGCGCTATTTGGCTACGTGGTGACGAAAGTAAAGCGCGGCCAGTACAACCGTTTTGTCGGCCTGATGCAATGGACTTTCGAGGGCATGTTGTCACAGGTTGAGAGCGTGATCCCAGACAAAAAGCTTGCCCGTGAAGTTGCTCCGCTGGCGCTAACGATTTTCTTCTTCGTGCTCGTCTCCTACTGGATGAGTATCTTGCCGGGACTCGACTCAATCAAGGTGGGTGACGCGCCGATTCTTCGTAGCATCGCCGCTGACCTCAACTTTACTTTTGCTATGGCGATCGTGGTGCTCATTACCGTGCAGATTTTTGCCTGGAAAACGCACGGTCCGATTGGTAATGCCAAGCGCTACCTTCGTAACCCACTGAAAGATCCGATTGGTTCATTCGAAGGCATACTTGAGTTTATCGGTGAAATATCGCGCTACACTGCTCTCAGTTTGCGTCTGTTTGGCAACTGTTTCGCTGGTGAAATCTTGCTACTGATCATCGCCGTACTGACGAGCTATCTGTCGATCGGTCTGCTGCCGGTTTTTATGGCCTTCGAACTATTCATCGGCTTTATTCAGGCCTACGTCTTCTTTATCCTGACCGTTATCTTCACCAGCCTAGCCGTCGAGTCACACGGCGATTCACATGATCATTCTCCTGCTGATAATAACCACATCAAAGAGGAGGTGTCAGCGTAG
- a CDS encoding H+-transporting two-sector ATPase, C subunit (RAAC3_TM7_1_655), with protein sequence MDALAFGLTYGLPALGAAMGIGFIGMGALNAFGRNPEQLGNIRTLMITAIVFADSLAIIGIVVAIIAKFI encoded by the coding sequence ATGGACGCACTTGCATTCGGTCTGACATACGGACTTCCAGCACTTGGCGCAGCAATGGGTATTGGCTTTATTGGCATGGGAGCATTGAATGCTTTCGGTCGCAATCCAGAGCAGCTTGGTAACATCCGTACGCTGATGATTACCGCTATCGTCTTTGCCGACTCGCTAGCGATTATCGGTATCGTTGTCGCTATCATCGCGAAGTTTATCTAG
- a CDS encoding ATP synthase subunit b (RAAC3_TM7_1_656) yields MTELLTQFASAEAGSGNLFSALGIDWQMLIFQSIAFVILVFLLGKFVFPILMKSVDEHQAKIEESIKAADEAAKQAREAEEKIEATLKKARGEAADIVSIAKTEATQMIEKAEDHAKGRAERIVAKAQEELQKDVLAARKTLEKDTIAFVKKAASLAVSSVADDRLDTAIVKKSIEEARRS; encoded by the coding sequence ATGACAGAATTACTAACACAATTTGCCTCAGCCGAAGCGGGCTCGGGCAACCTGTTCTCAGCGCTCGGTATCGACTGGCAAATGCTGATCTTTCAGAGTATTGCCTTTGTGATACTTGTCTTTCTGTTGGGAAAATTCGTTTTTCCGATTTTGATGAAGTCGGTCGACGAACACCAGGCAAAGATTGAAGAAAGCATTAAGGCTGCTGATGAAGCGGCAAAGCAAGCTCGTGAAGCTGAGGAAAAAATCGAAGCGACGCTTAAGAAAGCTCGCGGTGAGGCCGCGGACATCGTTTCTATTGCCAAGACTGAAGCAACGCAAATGATTGAAAAGGCCGAGGATCACGCCAAGGGTCGTGCGGAGCGTATTGTTGCCAAGGCTCAAGAGGAGCTGCAGAAAGACGTGTTGGCTGCACGAAAGACACTGGAAAAAGATACGATTGCTTTCGTCAAGAAGGCCGCCAGTTTGGCTGTGTCATCGGTGGCCGATGACCGGCTCGATACAGCAATCGTTAAAAAATCAATCGAGGAGGCCAGGCGGTCGTAA
- a CDS encoding ATP synthase F1, delta subunit (RAAC3_TM7_1_657), which produces MAGAISRRKLSQYVADRLAEGESNGMVLRELAAYLIETHRQREAELIIRDVETALLARGMAAATVTSARPLSEDAKKSLETFIKSQYEGIERVALKEQIDTSLIGGMRLKLPDKQLDASVKTRLEKLGA; this is translated from the coding sequence ATGGCAGGGGCAATTTCTCGGCGTAAACTTTCACAGTACGTAGCTGATCGCCTCGCAGAGGGTGAGTCGAATGGTATGGTACTCCGTGAACTTGCAGCCTACCTGATCGAAACGCATCGCCAACGTGAAGCCGAGCTGATCATCCGTGATGTCGAAACAGCCCTGCTCGCGCGTGGCATGGCAGCAGCGACGGTTACTTCGGCGCGTCCGCTCAGTGAAGATGCAAAAAAGTCACTCGAGACCTTTATTAAAAGTCAGTACGAGGGCATCGAGCGAGTAGCGCTGAAGGAGCAGATTGATACTTCACTCATCGGCGGTATGCGACTTAAGCTGCCAGATAAGCAACTTGATGCGAGTGTGAAAACGAGATTAGAGAAATTGGGCGCTTAA
- a CDS encoding ATP synthase subunit alpha (RAAC3_TM7_1_658), with protein sequence MAELNVAELSKELQSAIAGLEGSEGLKDAGVVIRVGDGVAWVHGLKEAGYSEVLEIDTKKGVVEAFALNLMEDEIGAVILGDDSQVAAGDTVRLKGVVLEVPVGEELLGRVVDPLGRPLDGGSAIKTKRTGRVEREAIGVMGRKHVHEPLMTGIMAIDAMFPIGRGQRELIIGDRQTGKTAIVLDTMINQSKQKSGVVNIYVAIGQKLSKVARIVERLKQEGVMEQTIVVATGPSDPASMLYLAPYAATAMGEYFRDNKGHALMVYDDLSKHAVAYRQMSLLLRRPPGREAFPGDVFYLHSRLLERSAKLSDDLGAGSLTALPIIETQAGDISAYIPTNVISITDGQIFMETDLFNQGIRPAISAGLSVSRVGGDAQTKTVKSVSGHLKLGLSQFRELASFAQFGSDLDEATKAQIDRGQRLTELLKQSQYQPMSVWEQTASIYAVSEGTFDSVPVAKIKDAQSAMLTKLWTDHKSEMHELDKGDEKVGTDSPAAKLIVNVAKSVAKGFED encoded by the coding sequence ATGGCTGAACTAAATGTTGCAGAATTATCAAAAGAACTTCAAAGCGCGATTGCCGGGCTGGAAGGCTCGGAAGGCTTGAAAGACGCCGGTGTCGTCATCCGTGTCGGAGACGGTGTCGCTTGGGTGCATGGCCTGAAAGAGGCTGGGTACAGCGAGGTGCTTGAAATCGATACCAAGAAAGGCGTCGTTGAAGCATTTGCCCTGAACCTCATGGAAGATGAAATTGGTGCCGTTATCCTCGGTGATGACAGCCAGGTCGCGGCCGGCGACACGGTTCGTCTAAAAGGTGTTGTACTGGAAGTGCCGGTTGGCGAAGAACTGCTTGGCCGCGTCGTTGACCCACTCGGTCGTCCGCTTGATGGCGGTTCGGCGATTAAAACGAAGCGCACCGGCCGTGTTGAGCGTGAAGCTATCGGCGTGATGGGGCGTAAGCACGTCCATGAACCACTCATGACTGGTATTATGGCGATTGACGCTATGTTCCCGATCGGTCGCGGTCAGCGTGAGCTGATCATCGGTGACCGCCAGACGGGAAAGACAGCAATTGTGCTCGATACTATGATCAACCAGTCCAAGCAAAAATCCGGCGTCGTCAACATCTATGTTGCAATTGGACAGAAGCTTTCTAAAGTTGCGCGTATCGTTGAGCGCCTTAAGCAAGAAGGCGTGATGGAGCAGACCATTGTGGTTGCGACCGGTCCTTCTGACCCAGCTTCGATGCTTTACCTAGCGCCTTATGCCGCTACCGCTATGGGTGAATATTTCCGTGATAACAAAGGCCATGCACTGATGGTTTACGACGACTTGTCAAAGCACGCCGTCGCCTACCGCCAGATGTCGCTACTGCTGCGCCGTCCACCGGGACGTGAGGCTTTCCCCGGTGATGTCTTCTACCTGCACTCTCGCCTGCTCGAGCGTTCGGCGAAGCTTTCCGACGATCTAGGTGCTGGCTCATTAACTGCCCTGCCGATCATCGAGACGCAGGCCGGTGACATTTCTGCCTACATTCCGACCAACGTTATTTCGATTACCGACGGTCAGATCTTTATGGAAACTGATCTGTTTAACCAAGGCATCCGCCCGGCTATCTCGGCTGGTCTGTCGGTCTCTCGTGTCGGTGGTGATGCCCAGACGAAGACGGTTAAATCTGTCTCTGGCCATTTAAAACTCGGCCTCTCGCAGTTCCGTGAGCTTGCCAGTTTCGCTCAGTTCGGTTCCGATCTTGACGAAGCGACCAAAGCGCAGATCGACCGCGGTCAGCGCTTGACTGAACTGCTCAAGCAGTCGCAGTACCAGCCGATGAGCGTTTGGGAACAGACCGCAAGTATTTATGCTGTCAGTGAAGGTACCTTCGATAGCGTACCGGTTGCCAAGATCAAGGACGCGCAAAGTGCTATGCTTACTAAACTGTGGACCGATCACAAGTCGGAGATGCATGAGCTCGATAAGGGTGATGAAAAAGTTGGAACAGACAGTCCGGCAGCCAAATTAATCGTCAATGTGGCAAAATCGGTTGCGAAAGGATTTGAAGATTAA